TGGGGTCCTCTGAGGGCTTGGTGAGGAGATCCACGCACTGGCCGATCAGGGTCCAGGCTGGGTCCCAGCAGGGTCCCCACACGATGGTGTACTGGGAGATCTCAGCTGGGGACACAAGAGGTTGGCTCAGCCCTTTGCACGTCCCACAAAGCCCCATCCCCACCCCGGCATAGAGCCCCCTCTGTCCCTCCAGCTCTTACAGTGAAAGTCGTGGTAGAACTTCAAGGGTGGCATGTTCCTCTCCACTGTCGCATCCCCCCAGGGCAGGCCCAGCTTTAGGACCTGGCAGCGCCGGGAGCAGGCCTGCCCGCACTGCTCGGCTCCGATCAGCCGGCCGGAGAGCTGCCAGTTCCGGATCTCAAAGAGGTAGCGAGGGTAGTCACGGATCCGCACTGCAGGGtggaggaagggctgagagaTGGGGCAGCCAAGGGACACTGCCCCGCTCCCCCACTCTGCtccacagcaggagctgctgtcctgtCACATCTCTGCTCCCTTCCCGCTCCCTTGAACCTCCAAAAATCATTTTCTCTGCTTGGTTACACATCACATGGTGCCGGCAGGTCCCTGTCCTGGGAGCCCAGGCCACGCAGCTACCATGCCATCCTCCAAGGGCACCCTCACACAAAGGGACTCACCAAAGAAGCTGCCAACTCTGCCCTTCATCATGCGGCACCACTGGGTGACCATCTCCAGACCCTCGGGGGGGAACGGGCTGACACCATCTATGTCCCTCATCTGCTCCAACACACGTTCTGTGCCATGGAAGGACTCATCAGCCATGGCCACCAGCTCCAGGTGGGCCAGCGTCCAGGTGAGGAGGGCCCTCCGCATGGGCGTGTTGGCATACAGGCGCCGCGAGCGCTGGATGTAGATCTCTATGTTCTTCTTCTCCAGTGAAGCGTAGAGCTCCTCGATCTTgcgggcaggcagcagctcgcCATGCTGCTTGCGCAGCGCGGCCACCTTGGCATCCAGCAGCTGCAAACGCTTGGCGCTCTCCTTGCTTTCATCCTTCATCAGCTCGTAGTTGTCCCGTAACTTGACCTCGAAGACATCATCCAGGAAGACCCAGGAGAAGTGCGTCACTTTGAGCAGGAGGTCGGGGGGCAGCGCCGTGCTGGCAGGGTGCCCACGCCGATGCAAGCCTTTCAGCCACTTCTGCACACCCACGGCAGCATCTAGCGTGTGGGAGAAGTCATACTGGTAGGGGAACTCGATGGTCACACTGGCAAAGGAGAAAGCCCAGCCACGGTTGCGAAGGGTGCGCAGGGTGGGGAAGGCGCAGCGGTGCAAGATGACCTcttccagctctggcagcagcttcACCTCCACCTCCTTGAAGCTGAAGATGCTGTGTCCGTCAAAGCCAGCGGCCAGCTCGGGACAGTAGCCATGCAGGGCACCGCCGTGCCAGCTCACAGAGGTCCGTTCAGCTGCCAGGCTGATGTAGTTGGCCTCAGAGACAAAGGCTGTGAGCTtggcagagctcagctccaGTGACAGGGACAGGAGTCTTTTGGGGGGGGTCCCATCTGGCTGGAGGGGCCCCGGTATCTCAGTAGGGGTGGCTGGGTGGGATGCTGGGCTctctgggggcagggagggagatgTCCTGTGGCCGAGGGCGCTCTGCAAGGCTTCATGGCACTGCAGGGTGGCCAGGGTGTGATGGTACAAGTGCATGTGGTCAGGTGGGCtccacagcactgccagctcctcGCCGCACTGCACCTACAGCAGAGAGAGCGAGCAGGCACCAAGTCACTGCCAGGTCCAGCACAGCCCCACTTTCCTCTCCAGCGCCTTTTGGTGCCAGCCaatcctccccctgccccagccaccccGGTCCCACCGTCTAGGATAAAGCAGAGACAGGACACCCAAACCAACCTCCAGGGAGCGGATGCTGCTGTGGTACGTGACGGAGAGCATGGAGAGGTTGGCCACTGGGTTGGGGATGGCAGGAGCTTTGCAGCATGGCTGCATCTTCTCTGTGATGCTCTTCACCAAGGCCAACACCATGCCCTGGACGCTCACTGTGCAGCTCTCAGCACTCCCCAGGATGGTCAGCGTGTCCAGCCGCAGCTCCAGGGCACCTAGAGAGATGGCACGTCAGCGCTGGTGGCACAGAGGTGGCACACCACAACACACCAGGTTCCTCTGACCACAGGGCTGTTCTAGGACAGTCACCCGGGATCAGCCTGGATGCTACTTACCCACTAGGGCTGAGAGTGTGAAAAGGTTCACATCCTCCACCTTCAAATCCACCTTCCAGAGCAGCCCCCAGGGCTCGCCGGAGGCAGAGAGAGGCTGCTTGGCAAGCTCAGCTCCGTGGGGCCGCAGGCAGaacaggggcaggaccctggcCAGGCACTCGGTGCAGGTGTCTGACGACTCCACTTGCAACCCCCGGATGGTGCAGTCCAGGAAGAGTGTGTCCGACTGGGCACTGGACATACCCAGGGGCTGGTTGTAGCTGCCCTGCAGGACAGGGGCAGGACAAATAGAATGGTCACTCTCAGACTGCAGGATGTCCCCGGGCCACCATGCGTCCCTGCACCACCCACATGGAGTTGAGGacaggcagctccctgctgagaGCCACCCTCACCCCTTCGGCTCACCCCTCACCTGCAGGTTGAAGGAGTCGAGGATGAGGGCTTCTCCCCACACATGCATGTTGGGGGGATGCGGGGCACGCTGGATGTGCGAGTCCTTGCCCACGCGCCAGCAGAGGTGGTCCACGGCCAGCACCGCTCGCTGGTGCACGCTCTGCGGCCGCAGGTGCTGGTAGTCTGCAGGCAGAcaggagggaggggagcgggcagagctcgctgctgcctgcccagctgcctccagaTAGGGGCAACCCAGGCAGGGGTCCACAACCCCTGGCCAGAGATAGACGTGGGCAAGCACAAAGGTGGCACAGCTCTCCCCATTCCTGTCCTGGTGCCCCTCTGGCAGAGCCACCGACCCCCAGGAAGAGCCCAGGAGCCACCCTGGTGCCACCTGCCAGCCCATACCTGCAGAGATGGAGTTGAAGCCCAAGGCAAAGGGTGGCGTGTCCCCCAGCTGCACTGACACATTGACGTTGGACAGCGAGGCACACAGGATGATGGGTGCTATGATCTGGGGATAGCTCCTGCACGGGACAAGCAAGGACAGGCTGTTCCCGAGGTGCTGTGTCCCACAgagcctggcagggagcaggccCAGAGGGGCACCCTGTCCACATGGATCCCCAACCGCCTGCCACCCTCCGGACCAGCCATCTCATCCCACAGGCTGTGCACAGGGTGGGGAAGGTGCTAGGTGCCGGGGCACCCTACCGGAGCACGGCAGGCAAGAGGAAATGAGCTGCAATACCAGCAGCTGTGCCAAGGTCAAATTTACCTTCCCTTGTGCCCTTGGCTGGGCACAGGTACTGCCCGGCACCTGCATTCCTGTGCCAACAGGCCCAGCCAGTGCGAAAACTCTTGGTGGCGGTAGTGGATGATGCAGGTGttgagcagcacagcagctgagagGTCAATGGCTGTGACCTAGGGCAGGGAGAGGGCCAGGTGGCAAAAAAACTTGTGCCAGAAGCCAAACCAGCCACCCCTGGGGGACTGGAGCATGCCCAGTGCTCACTCACCTGCACACTGGTCTTCAAGGAGTTGAGGCACACGATGCGCTGGCGGCTCTGGGACAGGAGAAGGCCATCTGCGGAGAGACAGAAGCAGAAGTGACGGGTGGTGGagggcagtgacagcagctctGACCCGTGGGCACCCTCCTGGCTACTTGCCCTCCAGCTGGAGCTCTACACTCATTTGGTCCAGGTCTGAGGTGGGCGTGAAGTTGCGCAGTGGGATCTGCTCCTCTTCATGCTGATATAGAAACTGCAGCAGCTTCAGGCTCCAGGTGAGGTGCCTGTAAGAAGCAAGGAGTCACTGCCAGAAAGGAACTGTGCTGTCATGTCCTTCACCTCCCCATCTCTCATCCCCAGCTGACTAGCACACTGGCATGGACAAAGATACCGGCCAGCactcagctgcagcccagcccagccctctcATCCTGTCAGAGGATCCCATCAGGCTGTCCCACCAGCTCACatgcctccctccttccccaagagcctggccccaggcCAAGCTCAGTCCTTCCCGCTGGGGTGAGCTCTCAGACTCACTCTCTTCGgtctggcagagcaggggatgAGCAGGGAACAGCACAGTTGTCCCCAAGTCCGTGTCCCCATGGCTAATCAGGGCTAGGCCAGCCTCCCCCTCCACCTGCCTCCTTACCTCTTCTGGCTGTTCATAGACAGCACCACGCTGGTGTTCTCCAGCTTCACCTCCACCCTCCTGGGGATGAGCTGCAGCATGTCCCTGctcagcagggacagggactCCCCAGGGCCTGGGGACAGACACAGAGTGACAGGAAGGCCCAACCCCCCAGGGTGCTGCAGTGGGACAGAGCTGAATCTCTCTGGCTCCAGTGCAAGTGTAGGGGCTGGCACCCCCCTACCCTGTCCCCTTCCCTGACCTGTGCGGGGctgttcctctgtgctgctgcgcCGGGCGCCGGCAGTGACGCAGCGCAGCAGTGGGCTGCAGAACAGCCCTTcgtgcagctctgcctgcagggtCTGGACGCGCAGCCTGACGCCCACCAGCCGCCGCTTGCTGCTGATCTCCAGCGAGAGCGAGAGTGCCAgggccagctctgccaggcaggTGTCATCCTGTATGGGGACACAAGAAGTGCGCAGGGAGCCACCCAACTCCCTGGCAGCAGGTGCTGTAGGTGaagtgctgggcacagcagggagcccAGAGACTTGCAGCATTGCCCAGCCTCGGGGACGCGCTGGAACAGGTCCCCAGGGTGTCCCAGAGAGCCAGAACCCAGGCTCAGAGTGTTGAATTTCTGCCTTCCCCAGTACTCACCAGCTGGCTGCTCCGGAGGACTTTGCTGTTCACCTTTGTCAGGCTCACCTCGCAGGTCAGGCTGAGAGCAGAGAACAGACGGAGGATGCAGAACCTGCTGCCTCCTAACCAAGCCCCTGCCCTCTCTTTTCTGTGGGACACAGGGACCCATTAGGGATTAATCCCATTAGGGCTacgaagatgatgaggggactggaacatctccctcatagggaaaggctgagggagctggggctgctcagcccagagaagactcagagcgcatcttatcaatgtatataaGTATGTTAAGGatgagtgtcaagaggacagggccaggctcttttcagtagtgccaagcaacaggacaaagggcaatcggcacaaactgcaacacaagaagttccatctaaatatgaggaaaaagttattttacttGGAGGTTGACAGAGCACTcgaacaggctgcccagacgggctgtggagtctccctctctggagacattcaaaacccacccagacacaactctgtgcaacctgctctaggtgaacctgcattagcaggggtttggactcgatgatctccagagatcccttctcAAGCCTGAtcattgtgtgattctgtgaccCAAGTCCCTGCTCCAAGGCCTCCCAAAAGCAGAGCACACCCTGTGCACAGTGCAGCAACTCGTCATTTGGAGAACACACAACTCAAAACTTCCCGTGAAGGAAAAGGGACCAGACCAGCCTCAGAGGAGGTTAATGTGTCACATCACAGGTAACatgggatgctgctgggtgggatggaGAGAGGTGAGACACCACGTTGGGGTCAGAGGAGTCTCCCTGCCCCCTGGGacccagggccaggctggggaggcaAAGCGGGGCTCGAGCACAGCGTTACCTCTTCCCATCGCCATTCAGCAGGAGACGTGTCTTGCTGGCGTGGATGTGCCAGAGAGACTCTGAGGTGGCCACATGCAGAACCATGATGTTGATGGAGTCCATGTGGATGGAAAAGAGCTGGGGGGAAGGTGCTACTGTGAGGGGTGTCCGACAGCAGTgcagcccacaacagccccTCACTGAGCCAGTGCCTCACCTGGCTAAGGAGCCTCAGCAGGGAGGGTTTAAGAGTCAGgtctgttctgctttcatttccatcagCATCCCTGGGAGCCTCAGGGATGGACGGCTGGAACCCAGGGCCCTTCTGGAGATCTGTGCGGATTCGCACCTCGCCAAAACACAGCTCAAAGTAGCGCCTGTGGAAGAACAGCATGGGCAGCTTACAGGAGCTGGCACACAGCACACCTGGCCTCATTGTCAGGGATGTCCCCCGCCCTGGGGACATGCAGGACTGGCACAAGGGCATCAACAAGACACTGCCACCTCAAGGAAGAGTGACTCACTTCCACACAGAGCAAAGCACGGGGATATAGGGGCTGCAGAAAGGTGTAACGGCAGCAGAACCACAGTCAGTGGGGCCAGGAATAAGCCAGAccccccaggagagcagggaaggagctggggtGGGTGTACGTACGGCAGCTCCCGGCTCAGTTTACTGGAGATCCAGACGTTGTCTATCTCCTGCAAGGACACACAGGTAGGTCAGAGAAGAAACAACCTGGCTCTGCCTTGTGATGCTCGTCCCATTCCCGCTCTGCACCCAATGCCTCGCATcaagcagggagcagcccaAACCCCCAGGTTTGGCCGTGGGAAGGGCCTGGCACCAGCTGCGGGGCTCTGCAACTGCCGCTTGGCTGCAGGGATTTGCCACCAGCCCAGAGGTGACGGcagccaccctgcctgccctcatCCGCCAGCGACTGTCCCTCGCCTGGGCACCCACCACAGTCTGCTGCTCCCGCTGGAACTTGAGGCTGATGTCCTGGGCCCAGAAGAAGCCGAAGGAGCCGATCTTCAGCTCCGCATGTAGCTTCTGCCGGCACCAGGTGATGGCCAGGCGACACGCCAGCCACCTGCGGGGACAGGTGGAAGACCAGGGTCAGCCTCCCCCTTGGGGCTGGGGACCCTCTTTGCCTTTCAaacaccagctccagcacccacagctggaTGGGAGCTCCCAGGGTCCAGCCCTACCGCCACAGGTGCCCCAAGCTGGGGCAGAGACCCTGCAGGGTCACCCCCCACAAGCCTTGACACCCCCCCACACCTCAGTCCTGAGGGCCCCCCTtgaccccccccacccccctgacACCCTCCcacacccctgcagcccccccatgCCCTGCACACTGCTCCTCCAACCCCAGGACCCCCCAAACCCCTGCaggctccccccaccccttgaCACCTCTCCCTCAGCCCAAAGTCCTCTTTatccccctgctgcccccccaaCATCTCCCCCTCAGCCCTGTGAGTCCCCCCATGACTCCCGTGGGCCCTCTGACTacccccctccagccctgtcaccccccCAAAGCCCCCTGGCACCTCACTACCAGCCCATTGCCCCCCTCTTGACCCTTGTGagcccctcccagccctgccccccccaagcctcctgccaccccactgccagccctgagGGGGCTCCCCTTGACCCCTGTgagctccccccagccctgtcaccCCTCCAAGCCCCCCCTACACCCTTGTCACCCCACTGTCAGCCCCACGGGCCCCCCCTTCACCCCTGTGAGCCCCGCCCAAGCTTTGTCACGGCCCCaagacccctgcccaccccactgccagccccatgcCCCCCCCTCTGTGACCATTGcgaccccccccagccctgccagcccactgccagccccacgCCCCCCCCGTGACCACTGCGACCCCCTCCAGCCCTGtcaccccactgccagccccgtGCCCCCCCTCGTGACCATTGcggccccccccaccccgcgcAGCGAGTCCCCCGTGGCCCCCCCCGGCTCTGACCGCGCCAGCAGCCCGGCGAGCAACGCGACGACGACGAGGCAGAGCAGCGcagcgggcagcggcggcggcatggcggccccccggccccgctgtgcaccccccgcccgccccggccccgccgccgccgccgcccgtgGGGCCGAGCGCCCGCGCACCCGGGGTGGCCGCTgggaggggcggggccgggccgccggcGCGGCAGGGCCGAGCGGCGCTTTCCCGGAGTgagcggcagcggcagcgccCCCCCGCGGCCAGCGccgggatggggctgggggggcgggcACCGGGgccggcccccagccccgctcctgcGCTCCCCACCCGCACAAACAGCCACACCACAGCGCAGGGTTCAGCAGTTTTATGTCCGCAGGGCCCCGCTGGGTGCGGTTTGGGGTACAGCGGGGGGGTACCGTGGCACAGCTCCCGGGGGACAGCATCCTTCGGGGGGTCCTCGGCCAGAGGGAGCTACAGGGGAAGAAGGGGGGAGCTTGCGAATCTGCACTGGGTCAGGTCTGGATGTTGGGCTCAGTTGCGTCAGGCGTGGACACTGTGCTCGGCTTTGGGTCAGGTCTGGATGTTCAGCTCAGTTTTGGGCCAGGTCTGGACGTTGGGCTCAGCTTTGTGCTGGATTTCGGATGTGGGGACCTGCTTTGGACTGGATCTTGGATGTTGGGCTCTGCTTTGGGTCAGGTCTGGACATCAGGATCTGCAGTGGGCTGGATTTAGGACATAGGGACCTGCTTCATGTTGGATCTCAGATGTCAGGCTCTGCTTTGGGTCAGGTCTGAACACTGGCATCTGCTTTGTGTCAGATTTGGGACACCGGGATCTGCCCCACATCAAATTCAGGACATTGGGATCTGCTTCACGTTGGACTTGGGGCTCAGCCACCTGACATGTGCCAGACCCAGGTGTGGGAACAGGGGTCATCCCCTGGGCTGAGCAGTCCCAAACACCACAGGGCAGCTCCCAGAGGCTTGGCGGCAGTCTGTCTGTCCATCACAACTCAGTGTGGTACTGCCCTGCTTTGAAGACCTCACTGGGCTGCATGAAGATGCCCTCCATCACCTTCCAGTAGTTATTCTGGCTGGAGGTGGCCATGCCGTGCACCTCCTTCTGCCCATGGATGGGCCGCCCGTACTGCTCCCCCGTCACCGAGAGGAAGACGTCGGTGGAGGTGTGCTGGAAGCGCACCTCGCTGTCCCGCGCCCAGTAGGTCCCGCTGCACACCACTGTCCAGTCGTCCAGGTAGTCGCCCTCGCCGGCCTCCCCAAATGCGCTCACCTCCTTTGGGTGAAAAGGAGCTTGTTTGGGGGCTGGGATGAAGAGagggggggagctggggtgtTGAGTTGGGCCCAGAGGGCAAGGAGAGGAGCAGTGGAAGGGGCTGGGCCTGGGGGgcaaggagggaggagggaccTGGTTGGGACTGGGGCTTTGTTGGGGCTTGGAGGGTCTGGCTGGGACTTGGATGCTGGTAGGAACTGGGGAACAAGGTGGGACTGGTAGGGACCTGGTCAGGACCAGGGAACAAGGCAGTGCTGGTAGGGATGtacaatcatttaggttggaaaagacctttaagatcattgaatccaactgttaacccagtaCTATCAAGGCCACCACTGACCCCATGTCCCCAGCTGCCACAGCTACATGTGATGACGATGTCACCACCTCCTcggacagcctgttccagggcttgacaatcctttcagtgaaggcatttttcctaatatcccacctaaacctcccctggcacaacttgaggccatttgctcttgtcctgtttgggacaggagggagctggctgggactGGAAGGGACAGGGGGAACCCAGCAGGAACTACGGGACAAGGTGGAGCTGGCTGTGGGACATAGGGGACTCAGTCTGGATTGGGGAACAAGACAAGAGCTggtggggacacaggggacCTGTTTGGAACTGGTAGGGACAGGGAGAATCCAGCAGAGATGGAGGGACAagacagggctggcagggaaggggggacCCAATCTGGACTTAGGAACAAGGTGGAACTGGTAGGGGCAGGGAGAATCCGGCAGGGACTGGGGGATAagatggggctggcagggatgAGGGAATCCGATCTGGACTTGGGAACAAGGTGGAACTGGTGGGGACGGGGGGGACAAGGGGGCCCAAGTCAGGACTGGGACAACCCAGTGGGGACTCAGGGGACCAGGCAGGGCCCGGGTGACAAGGGCAGCCCGGCCGTTCCCGGGGAAGAAGGGGGGACCCCCGGTGGGGCCGGGATCCCGGGGGTACCTGATTTCCGGAGAGCGGGGAGGCAAAGCGGTGGCTGTGGAGGTTGCGGCCGGTGCCCAGGTGGGTGAGGCGGATGGCCTGCCCGCAGCGCACCGGCGTGCCCCGCTCGCACACCGCCGCCGTACGGCCCCGCACCCGCCAGTAGCTGTTCCCGTCATCCGCCGCCAACACCCCGGTCACCGACTGCTGCCCGCTGCCTGCGGAGGGGGGAGAACCGCGCTCAGGCCTGACCCAGCTCGGtgggcgcgggggggggggggggaggggtgcggagggggggggggtgtctcccGTTACCGGAGCCGTAGCGCACATCGTGCGAGTGCAGGCGGACGTTGTGCCGCACGTTGAGCAGCTTCACCACGGAGCCGCAGGTAAcgggcccggggccgccgcgcACCGCCGCGCCCAGCGCCGTGAGCACCAGCAccggcagcagcacccaccgcCCCACCGCCCCCATTCCCCCCCTTCCACGCCGCCGGAAGCGGAAGTAGCGCCGCTCCGCCCGGCCGGAGAGCGCAGCTCGTCTGCTCCGCCCCCCCAACTcgctcgccgccgccgccgcggagGCCTCCATTTTCCCTCGGCGCCTCGGGTAAGGCCgcgccgggcgggccggggcgagcggcggggccgggcgggcgctACGGGTTGGCGGGGGCAGGGCCGCGGGGGCCGCGTCACACGCGCTGGAACCGGCCGGGGGGGCTGTTGCCAAGGGAACAGCGGGGTCGCGCCGGGCCCGGGGTGGTTGCGGGGCCTCTGGGGCCTTTGGCGTTgggcggctgcggcgggccTGGGCCTCGGCGAGGGCGGTAAGGGCGGCGGGGACGCGCCGGTGCTTGGGGGCGGGCTGGGCCGAGGGCCCCGGTTGGCGGGGGGGCTGTGCGCGAgggcagcggcggccccgccggtcccggtTGCCGGCGGCGGGTGGGGCTGGCGGCGGCAGGAGcctcccggggcgggggcgcagCGGGGTGACCCGGGCTGGGCCGGGGACAGGGGGGTGGGCAGCGGGCCCGCGGCCCGGGGAGTGGCTGCTCCCCCGGGGGACAGGGGGgtgccgcagccccccgcccacCGGAGCGGCCCGGCTCCCCGGTGGTGGAGGCCGCAACGGCCCGGGGGGCTGCAAAATACCGCTGACAAGGTAGGAGGAGCTGGCGGAGGTCAGGCGGTGGACGGGGAGAGCGTCGGTTTGCTTTCCTGGAGGGGGAAGGATGCCTCTGACCTTTGTTTTCCAAGTCTGCTGGTGGTCCGGATCACCCCGAGGGGTAACTCCCGGGGCTCCGCGTTGGGTTTTGCAAACTTCTCGCCGAGGCCCTCCGGGAAAAGCCATGGGGCAGCAACCTGGGAAGGCCCTTTGGGGGATTAGTAACAGGCTGAAGGGTGGCAAAAAAAGGTAGGGATGAATGACTGGTGCTCGCAGTGGAAGGATGATATTGTGGAGTTTCACAGGCAcctctgctgcttgttttttggtggtttttttttcctagatatGGTGATGTGGAGAAGGGAAATTTAATCCTAAATTATTTAGGGTAGCTAAACCAGACTGTAAAAAGTCACAGAGACTAGATAATACTGAGTGGCTGAGTGCTGGTGTGGTAAACATGATACGATGGCAGCAGGTGTAATGAAGGTAACAAACGCGGCAGCAATTGACTCTACATCAGCTTTTAGTATTCAGGAAAGAGCTGCTGGTGTCTCAGCAATTGTTGTCACTTCAATGCCTTGCCGTAGCCTAAAAAGGATGTTTTGGAATTACTTTAAaggaacagagaacaaaacagaaaacatcattaACGCCGCTGCATAAATCATTGGCAGTTTGTGCCCTGGCTATTGCTGGCAGTTCTGGTTAGCCGTCTCAAAAGAGGCAGGGGCAGTGCGGATGAGCAGGTTTCTGGGCAAGTGAAGCCTTCGTTTCCTCACCTTAGGGGAGAAGCTTGCTGACAGGAGATACGATGCAGGTGTGTGAAGTGATGGGCAGGTCAGAGAAAGCAAGGAGGGACcatcagttttctgtttcttacagGAAATTGTGATGCAGCGGGTCTAAAATAAACAGGCGGAAGTGCTTTTTCACACAACATGCTAGTAAACTGTGGCACTCTGCCACAGGACGTTCTGCCGTTTGATAGCATCAGAGGCGGTGGGACCAACAGGCAGCATTAAAACTAACGCAGCAGGTATGGGAAGTTCCTGAGCTgaggtggctggctggctggactTACCCTGTCGCAGCATTGTTAGtttccagttttcatttcaCCCCTGCGCTCCTTTGCACACCTACCACTGAGGAGGGTGGAAATGTCTCAATTTAGGTCC
This genomic interval from Falco peregrinus isolate bFalPer1 chromosome 2, bFalPer1.pri, whole genome shotgun sequence contains the following:
- the BLTP2 gene encoding bridge-like lipid transfer protein family member 2, with the translated sequence MPPPLPAALLCLVVVALLAGLLARWLACRLAITWCRQKLHAELKIGSFGFFWAQDISLKFQREQQTVEIDNVWISSKLSRELPRYFELCFGEVRIRTDLQKGPGFQPSIPEAPRDADGNESRTDLTLKPSLLRLLSQLFSIHMDSINIMVLHVATSESLWHIHASKTRLLLNGDGKSLTCEVSLTKVNSKVLRSSQLDDTCLAELALALSLSLEISSKRRLVGVRLRVQTLQAELHEGLFCSPLLRCVTAGARRSSTEEQPRTGPGESLSLLSRDMLQLIPRRVEVKLENTSVVLSMNSQKRHLTWSLKLLQFLYQHEEEQIPLRNFTPTSDLDQMSVELQLEDGLLLSQSRQRIVCLNSLKTSVQVTAIDLSAAVLLNTCIIHYRHQEFSHWLGLLAQECRCRAVPVPSQGHKGRSYPQIIAPIILCASLSNVNVSVQLGDTPPFALGFNSISADYQHLRPQSVHQRAVLAVDHLCWRVGKDSHIQRAPHPPNMHVWGEALILDSFNLQGSYNQPLGMSSAQSDTLFLDCTIRGLQVESSDTCTECLARVLPLFCLRPHGAELAKQPLSASGEPWGLLWKVDLKVEDVNLFTLSALVGALELRLDTLTILGSAESCTVSVQGMVLALVKSITEKMQPCCKAPAIPNPVANLSMLSVTYHSSIRSLEVQCGEELAVLWSPPDHMHLYHHTLATLQCHEALQSALGHRTSPSLPPESPASHPATPTEIPGPLQPDGTPPKRLLSLSLELSSAKLTAFVSEANYISLAAERTSVSWHGGALHGYCPELAAGFDGHSIFSFKEVEVKLLPELEEVILHRCAFPTLRTLRNRGWAFSFASVTIEFPYQYDFSHTLDAAVGVQKWLKGLHRRGHPASTALPPDLLLKVTHFSWVFLDDVFEVKLRDNYELMKDESKESAKRLQLLDAKVAALRKQHGELLPARKIEELYASLEKKNIEIYIQRSRRLYANTPMRRALLTWTLAHLELVAMADESFHGTERVLEQMRDIDGVSPFPPEGLEMVTQWCRMMKGRVGSFFVRIRDYPRYLFEIRNWQLSGRLIGAEQCGQACSRRCQVLKLGLPWGDATVERNMPPLKFYHDFHSEISQYTIVWGPCWDPAWTLIGQCVDLLTKPSEDPSTPLPWWDKSRLLFHGDWHMDIEQANLHQLATEDPYNTTENMHWEWNHLSFHWKPGQFVFKGNLDINVRTASKYDDCCFLHLPDLCMTLDLQWLCHGNPHDHHGVVLRSPEFLPEVPVGQQYDSYRAFRSENLNLSIRMDLTRPSEEHSQPRILLYSSTLRWMQNFWATWTSVTRPICRGKLFNNLRPSKKKLGQHYKQLSYTALFPRLQVHYWASFAQQRGIQVECCQGHIFTRGTQRLIPQAGTVMRRLISEWSITQMVSDLSQVTVHLMASTCDENADHRLDTLVKKTHLLSLSSLTYQRHSNRTAEEELPLRDGDDGFHTHQLHLVDLRASWTTTNRDIAFGLYDGYKKAAVLKRNLSTEALKGLKIDTQLQAKKPKRGPLSAHSIPARVTAPITSGRPERASSGGAYMLQKLIEETDKFVVFTEEESGASEQLCGIAACQTDDIYNRNCLIELVNCQMVLRGAETEGCVIVSAAKAQLLQCQHHPAWYGDTLKQKTSWTCLLDGMQYFATTESSPTERDHGQLWLEVKNIEEHRQRSLDSVQELMESGQAVGGMVSTTTDWNQPSEAQQTQQVQRIISRCSCRMYYISYSHDIDPELATQIKPPETPANQEKEDLLKKQEGAVDTFTLIHHDLEISTNPAQYAMILDIVNNLLLHVEPKRKEHSEKKQRVRFQLEISSNPEEQRSSILHLQEAVRQHVAQIRQLEKQMYSNVKSLQDDSKNESLLDLNHRLQQQLSQEKADLQLESEELNILIRCFKDFQLQRANKMELRKQPEDVSVARRTEFYFAQARWRLTEEDGQLGIAELELQRFLYSKVNKSDDTAEHLLELGWVTMNNLLPNAVYKVVLRPQSSCQSGRQLALRIFSKVRPPVGGISIKEHFEVNVVPLTIQLTHQFFHRMMGFFFPGRNVEEEEVGDEEDKSKLVTTGIPVVKPRQLIVADDSLGPGKGVTQGLNRTSGVRRSFRKAPEHPVDDIDKMKERAAMNNSFIYIKIPQVPLCVSYKGEKNSVDWGDLNLVLPCLEYHNNTWTWLDFAMAVKRDSRKALVAQVIKEKLRLKPAAGAEARGKLENKSDGTIQQQEEDEKARLLIGLSVGEKNPSKKSIFGRRK
- the SDF2 gene encoding stromal cell-derived factor 2; amino-acid sequence: MEASAAAAASELGGRSRRAALSGRAERRYFRFRRRGRGGMGAVGRWVLLPVLVLTALGAAVRGGPGPVTCGSVVKLLNVRHNVRLHSHDVRYGSGSGQQSVTGVLAADDGNSYWRVRGRTAAVCERGTPVRCGQAIRLTHLGTGRNLHSHRFASPLSGNQEVSAFGEAGEGDYLDDWTVVCSGTYWARDSEVRFQHTSTDVFLSVTGEQYGRPIHGQKEVHGMATSSQNNYWKVMEGIFMQPSEVFKAGQYHTEL